In Longimicrobium sp., the genomic stretch AAGCCGATGACGATGCCGAGCAGGATGGCGTGGCTGATGGCATCGCTCATCAGCGCCATCCGGCGCAGCACCAGGAACACGCCGGGAAGCGCGCACGCCGCCGCGGTGACCGCCGCGATCCACTGGATC encodes the following:
- a CDS encoding metal ABC transporter permease; translation: MMVPEQEIQWIAAVTAAACALPGVFLVLRRMALMSDAISHAILLGIVIG